A single genomic interval of Polaribacter vadi harbors:
- a CDS encoding type II toxin-antitoxin system RelE/ParE family toxin yields MKLKIIWTIKAENDLNSIFEKVKEMTLSENLAQNAVNEIFETSTNIHFTEQFQVDEFLGKPYRRIIVRNYKVIYISKNDKEILILHIFNTSQSPSKLLRE; encoded by the coding sequence ATGAAATTAAAAATTATTTGGACTATAAAAGCTGAAAATGATTTAAATTCTATTTTTGAAAAAGTTAAAGAAATGACTTTATCAGAAAATTTAGCACAAAATGCTGTGAATGAAATTTTTGAAACTTCAACAAACATTCACTTTACTGAACAATTTCAAGTCGATGAATTTTTAGGTAAACCTTATAGAAGAATTATTGTAAGAAATTATAAAGTAATCTACATTTCAAAAAACGATAAAGAAATCCTAATACTTCATATTTTTAACACATCTCAAAGTCCATCAAAACTTTTAAGAGAATAA
- the panC gene encoding pantoate--beta-alanine ligase, which produces MIIFTEKHALKVYLSTLKAQDKTIGFIPTMGALHQGHLSLIKQAQQKNDVVIVSIFVNPTQFDNKEDLVKYPITLESDTKLLKSISCDVLFHPSVEEIYQENVVSENFDFDGLEHQMEGKFRDGHFNGVGTIVKTLFEIVEPDKAYFGQKDFQQFQIIKKMVEKHQLNLKIKGCKIFREKDGLAMSSRNTRLTKEQREIAPFIYKTLKKAKKKFTTENVEKVNEWVENQFKKEPLLELEYFTIANEKTLETINKKESGKKYRAFIAVFAGEIRLIDNIQLKN; this is translated from the coding sequence ATGATAATTTTTACAGAAAAACACGCTTTAAAAGTTTATTTATCAACCTTAAAAGCTCAAGATAAAACAATTGGTTTTATCCCAACAATGGGAGCTTTGCATCAAGGACATTTGTCTTTAATTAAACAAGCTCAGCAAAAAAACGACGTTGTAATTGTTAGCATTTTTGTAAATCCTACACAGTTTGACAATAAAGAAGATCTTGTAAAATATCCTATAACTTTAGAAAGTGACACCAAATTATTAAAAAGCATTTCCTGTGATGTGCTTTTTCATCCTTCAGTCGAAGAAATTTATCAAGAAAATGTCGTTTCAGAAAATTTCGATTTTGATGGTTTAGAGCATCAAATGGAAGGCAAATTTAGAGATGGGCATTTTAATGGAGTTGGTACCATCGTAAAAACATTGTTTGAAATTGTAGAACCAGACAAAGCTTATTTTGGACAAAAAGATTTTCAGCAATTCCAAATCATCAAAAAAATGGTTGAGAAACATCAACTAAATTTAAAAATTAAAGGATGTAAAATTTTTAGAGAAAAAGATGGTTTGGCAATGAGCTCTAGAAACACAAGATTAACCAAAGAACAAAGAGAAATTGCACCCTTTATTTATAAAACACTTAAAAAAGCAAAGAAAAAGTTTACTACAGAAAATGTTGAAAAAGTGAATGAATGGGTAGAAAATCAATTTAAAAAAGAACCTTTATTGGAGTTAGAGTATTTTACAATTGCTAATGAAAAAACATTAGAAACTATTAACAAAAAAGAATCTGGTAAAAAATACAGGGCTTTTATCGCTGTTTTTGCTGGTGAAATTAGATTGATAGATAACATTCAATTAAAAAATTAG
- a CDS encoding S41 family peptidase produces the protein MNKNNLPIYFSIAVVLGILIGVFFGGNSSNLLAFTETQKQEQKIKKLINFIEQDYVDDVNTEELLDGAITQMLGKLDPHSVYIPRENLQAVTENMQGNFVGIGVQFRMIKDSITVVQPIKGGPSIKVGIKAGDRILMADNDTLYNKNMFNKFGVNMFTNKVPAYLKGEPGTKVTLQIYRKSTDSLFKVDVTRGKVNIKSVDLAYMINDSVGYIKLDRFARNTYREFKTALGDLIDHGMTDLVLDLRGNGGGFIDIANRIIDEFLENKKLMVFTKNNKNFVEEYFATSIGSFEKGGLYVLIDENSASASEIVAGALQDNDKGTIIGRRSFGKGLVQVEMDLGDGSAVRLTTARYYTPTGRSIQKPYDKNGDKDYRKDYQERIANGELLNRDSIKVVDSLQYKTPKGKIVYGGGGIIPDVFVAVDTTSYMSSFYFNSINNFAFDYVDNNRKKLAKWNIADFVNNFDTDETVLDSYLSIIKDRENPSFKTKESLKKYLKASIANVLFGDVGFYRIMHQDDKMLQKVLELESKVE, from the coding sequence ATGAATAAAAACAACTTACCTATTTACTTTTCAATTGCGGTTGTTCTGGGAATTTTAATTGGCGTTTTTTTTGGCGGAAATTCAAGTAATTTATTGGCTTTTACGGAAACTCAAAAGCAAGAACAAAAAATAAAAAAGCTCATCAACTTTATTGAACAAGATTATGTAGATGATGTAAATACAGAAGAATTATTAGATGGCGCAATTACACAAATGTTGGGAAAATTAGATCCACATTCTGTGTATATTCCAAGAGAAAATCTGCAAGCTGTTACAGAAAATATGCAAGGTAATTTTGTAGGTATTGGCGTTCAGTTTAGAATGATAAAAGACTCAATTACTGTTGTGCAACCCATTAAAGGTGGCCCAAGTATTAAAGTAGGAATTAAAGCTGGAGATAGAATTTTAATGGCTGATAATGACACTTTATACAACAAAAATATGTTTAACAAATTTGGAGTAAACATGTTTACAAACAAAGTTCCTGCTTATTTAAAAGGAGAACCAGGCACTAAGGTTACACTACAAATTTATCGAAAAAGCACAGATTCCCTTTTTAAAGTTGATGTTACTCGTGGCAAAGTAAATATTAAAAGTGTCGATTTAGCGTATATGATTAATGATTCTGTTGGTTATATAAAATTAGATCGTTTTGCAAGAAACACATACAGAGAATTTAAAACTGCTCTTGGAGATTTGATTGATCATGGAATGACAGATTTGGTCTTGGATCTGCGTGGAAATGGAGGTGGATTTATAGATATTGCCAACAGAATTATCGACGAATTTTTAGAGAATAAAAAGCTAATGGTTTTCACAAAAAACAACAAAAATTTTGTGGAAGAATATTTTGCAACCTCAATTGGTTCTTTCGAAAAAGGTGGTTTGTATGTTTTAATTGATGAAAATTCGGCATCAGCATCAGAAATTGTAGCTGGTGCATTACAAGATAATGACAAAGGAACCATTATTGGAAGACGTTCTTTTGGTAAAGGCTTAGTGCAAGTAGAAATGGATTTGGGTGATGGTTCTGCAGTTCGTTTAACAACTGCAAGATATTACACTCCAACAGGACGTTCCATTCAAAAACCTTATGATAAAAATGGCGATAAAGACTACAGAAAAGATTATCAAGAAAGAATTGCAAATGGAGAATTATTAAATAGAGACAGCATAAAAGTAGTAGATTCTTTACAATACAAAACGCCAAAAGGCAAAATAGTTTATGGTGGTGGAGGTATTATTCCTGATGTTTTTGTAGCTGTAGATACCACTTCTTACATGTCTAGTTTTTATTTTAATTCAATTAATAATTTTGCCTTTGATTATGTTGATAATAATAGAAAAAAATTAGCAAAATGGAACATTGCAGATTTTGTAAATAATTTTGATACTGATGAAACTGTTTTAGATTCTTATTTATCGATTATAAAAGATAGAGAAAACCCATCTTTCAAGACCAAAGAAAGTTTAAAAAAATACTTAAAAGCCTCAATTGCAAATGTGCTTTTTGGTGATGTTGGTTTCTACAGAATTATGCATCAAGATGATAAAATGTTGCAGAAAGTTTTGGAGTTGGAAAGTAAGGTAGAATAG
- the radA gene encoding DNA repair protein RadA yields MAKTKTTFFCQNCGTQHAKWVGQCGACKEWNTIVEEVIQKEEKRVWKQSTTAKQTINKPLKIADIQLNPEERVITNNNELDTVLGGGLVKGSVTLLGGEPGIGKSTLLLQVALNISQKVLYVSGEESQSQIKMRAERLEGINSKCLILTETNTQQIFKNIEETEPEVLVIDSIQTLHTSSIEASPGSISQIRETAAELIKFAKETATPVLLIGHINKEGNIAGPKILEHMVDVVLQFEGDRNHTYRILRSQKNRFGSTSELGIYEMLSNGLREISNPSEILISKKDADLSGTAIASTLEGIRPLMIEIQALVSTAVYGTPQRSTTGYNLKRLNMILAVLEKRAGFKLGAKDVFLNITGGINVDDPAIDLAVVAAILSSNQDIAINPNVCFAAEVGLAGEIRPVSKIDQRILEAEKLGYKTFVASKYNKISSKNHGIKLVLVGKIEEAFATLFA; encoded by the coding sequence ATGGCAAAAACTAAAACAACCTTTTTCTGTCAAAATTGCGGAACTCAACATGCAAAATGGGTAGGACAATGTGGTGCTTGTAAAGAATGGAACACCATTGTTGAAGAAGTAATTCAAAAAGAAGAAAAACGCGTTTGGAAACAATCTACAACAGCGAAACAAACTATTAATAAACCCTTAAAAATTGCTGATATTCAGTTAAACCCTGAAGAAAGAGTAATTACAAACAACAACGAATTAGACACAGTTTTAGGTGGTGGTTTGGTAAAAGGTTCTGTAACACTTTTAGGTGGTGAACCAGGTATTGGAAAATCGACTTTATTACTACAAGTTGCCTTAAATATCAGCCAAAAAGTATTGTATGTTTCTGGCGAAGAAAGTCAATCTCAAATAAAAATGAGAGCAGAAAGATTAGAAGGCATCAACTCTAAATGTTTAATTCTTACTGAAACAAATACGCAACAAATCTTTAAAAATATTGAAGAAACTGAACCAGAAGTTTTAGTAATAGATTCCATACAAACATTACACACAAGCTCCATTGAAGCTTCTCCTGGAAGTATTTCTCAAATAAGAGAAACTGCTGCAGAATTGATAAAATTTGCCAAAGAAACTGCAACTCCAGTTTTGTTAATTGGGCACATCAACAAAGAAGGAAACATTGCTGGACCAAAAATTTTAGAGCATATGGTAGATGTCGTTTTGCAATTTGAAGGCGATAGAAATCATACCTACAGAATATTAAGAAGTCAAAAAAATAGATTTGGTTCAACATCAGAATTAGGAATTTACGAAATGCTTTCAAATGGTTTGAGAGAAATTTCAAATCCGTCTGAAATATTAATTTCTAAAAAAGATGCAGATTTAAGTGGAACAGCAATTGCATCAACTTTAGAGGGAATTCGTCCTTTAATGATTGAAATTCAGGCGTTGGTTTCAACAGCAGTTTATGGAACTCCACAACGTTCTACAACTGGTTATAATCTAAAAAGATTAAACATGATTTTAGCTGTTCTCGAAAAAAGAGCAGGTTTTAAACTAGGTGCAAAAGATGTTTTTTTAAATATTACAGGTGGTATAAATGTAGATGATCCTGCTATAGATTTGGCTGTTGTTGCTGCAATTTTATCTTCCAATCAAGATATTGCGATCAACCCAAATGTTTGTTTTGCTGCAGAGGTTGGTTTGGCTGGAGAAATAAGACCTGTTTCTAAAATAGATCAACGAATTTTAGAAGCAGAAAAATTGGGTTATAAAACTTTTGTGGCATCAAAATACAATAAAATCTCATCAAAAAATCACGGAATTAAATTGGTTTTAGTTGGTAAAATTGAAGAGGCTTTTGCTACTTTGTTTGCTTAA
- a CDS encoding UDP-2,3-diacylglucosamine diphosphatase — MISITTSNNKKVYFASDQHLGAPTPETSFPREKKFVSWLDEIKEDAEAIFLLGDLFDFWFEYKTVVPKGFVRVLGKLAEIKDSGIPIYFFVGNHDLWMNDYFEKELNIPVYHKPQEFIINNKKFLIGHGDGLGPEDKGYKRMKKVFTFPFFKWLFRWLHPDLGVKLGQYMSVKNKMISGDEDAKFLGEENEWLVQYCKKKLTENHYDYFVFGHRHLPLEINLSAKSKYVNLGDWIQYFTYGEFDETFKLLKH; from the coding sequence ATGATTTCCATAACAACATCCAACAACAAAAAAGTATATTTTGCTTCAGATCAGCATTTAGGTGCTCCAACTCCTGAAACTAGTTTTCCTCGTGAAAAAAAGTTTGTTTCTTGGTTAGATGAAATAAAAGAAGATGCAGAAGCCATTTTTTTACTAGGCGATTTATTCGATTTTTGGTTCGAATATAAAACTGTTGTTCCCAAAGGATTTGTTAGAGTTTTAGGCAAATTAGCCGAAATCAAAGATTCAGGAATCCCAATTTATTTTTTTGTTGGGAATCACGATTTATGGATGAATGATTATTTTGAAAAAGAATTAAACATTCCTGTTTATCATAAGCCACAAGAATTTATCATCAACAATAAAAAGTTTTTAATTGGTCATGGAGATGGTTTAGGCCCTGAAGATAAAGGCTACAAACGCATGAAAAAAGTGTTTACTTTTCCTTTCTTTAAATGGCTTTTTAGATGGCTTCATCCAGATTTAGGCGTAAAACTAGGGCAATATATGTCCGTTAAAAACAAAATGATTTCTGGTGATGAAGATGCCAAGTTTTTAGGCGAAGAAAACGAATGGTTGGTACAATATTGCAAAAAAAAGTTAACCGAAAATCATTATGATTATTTTGTTTTTGGCCACAGACATTTGCCTTTAGAAATTAATTTATCAGCAAAAAGCAAGTATGTAAATCTAGGAGATTGGATTCAGTATTTTACCTATGGTGAATTTGATGAAACATTTAAACTTCTTAAACATTAA
- a CDS encoding lysylphosphatidylglycerol synthase transmembrane domain-containing protein, whose translation MDIKKVLKIIIPLILGGFLVWYSLTIVSPEELVQYFKSANYWWIALGLFFGILSHLSRAYRWKFLLEPLGYKPKFINSTLAVLVAYLMNIFLPRAGEVTRAAVMTNYENIPFEKGFGTIVAERLADLIMMLLVVGITLFIQFDFIWELLTKDFNPVKTFGSLLIVIIVFTAFILYIKKGKSNFAIKVKGFFLGLKEGVFSILNMKNKWAFIFHTVFIWAMYIAMFWATIPAVNGLEVPVGGILIGFIAGGFSIAATNGGVGLYPVAVASALALFGIDKVTGNAFGWIMWTAQTAMIIVFGGLAFLLLPVVNKNK comes from the coding sequence TTGGATATTAAAAAAGTTTTAAAAATAATAATACCTCTCATTTTGGGAGGTTTTTTGGTTTGGTATTCACTAACAATTGTTTCTCCAGAAGAATTAGTTCAATATTTTAAAAGCGCTAACTATTGGTGGATTGCTCTAGGGTTATTCTTCGGAATTTTAAGCCATTTATCGAGAGCTTATAGATGGAAATTCCTATTAGAACCTTTAGGCTATAAACCAAAATTCATTAATTCTACATTAGCAGTTTTAGTAGCGTATTTAATGAATATCTTTTTACCAAGAGCTGGCGAAGTTACAAGAGCAGCAGTCATGACGAACTACGAAAATATTCCGTTTGAAAAAGGTTTTGGAACCATTGTAGCAGAAAGACTTGCAGACTTAATAATGATGTTACTCGTTGTTGGTATTACTCTTTTTATCCAGTTCGATTTTATTTGGGAACTCTTAACAAAAGATTTCAATCCAGTAAAAACCTTTGGTAGTTTACTAATCGTAATAATCGTTTTCACTGCTTTTATCTTATACATCAAAAAAGGAAAATCAAACTTTGCAATCAAAGTAAAAGGCTTTTTTCTTGGTTTAAAAGAAGGCGTTTTTAGCATTCTAAACATGAAAAACAAATGGGCTTTTATATTCCATACTGTTTTTATTTGGGCAATGTATATAGCTATGTTTTGGGCAACAATTCCTGCTGTTAATGGTTTAGAAGTTCCTGTTGGTGGTATTTTAATTGGCTTTATTGCAGGTGGTTTTTCAATTGCTGCAACCAATGGTGGTGTAGGTTTATATCCTGTTGCTGTTGCAAGTGCACTCGCACTTTTTGGTATAGATAAAGTAACAGGAAACGCTTTTGGTTGGATTATGTGGACAGCACAAACTGCCATGATTATCGTTTTTGGAGGGTTGGCATTTTTGTTATTACCAGTCGTAAATAAAAATAAATAA
- a CDS encoding TonB-dependent receptor: protein MTQKKLTKFLIFSLLMLLPISLVAQNIKGKLTDASGEVLPFMNVVVQGTTNGTTTNENGEFSLTVKELPVNLVISSIGFKTKVVNVKNTSFLNIIIEEGSESLEEIIVIGSRNPNRTAIDSPVPIDIVDIKELTAMAPQVNLNQILNFVAPSFTSNTQTISDGTDHVDPASLRGLGPDQVLVLINGKRRHTSSLINVNGTFGRGSVGTDLNAIPAAAIKRIEVLRDGAAAQYGSDAIAGVINIVLNETVNELAIAVTTGAHFSKNSNEQTGGSDGETTNISASYGLPLGDNGGFITFSGDFDVREDYNRMKEWEGSIFNTFNTIERLANADGASLNDLFDADLTDVIKYGNQAGLGINSNATKTDLIGINDGLNSVAGVLTQLTFNSSGDITGVSPIDNTTSELAARGLNRTDFNMRVGQSKVRSGRFFANFKLPLDDNGTEIYSFAGVGSRAGNSAGFYRLPNQSRTFTPAYIDGFLPEINSTISDQSLAVGIKGKIGDWNVDFSNTYGKNAFDFIIGNTYNASQGVASPTTFDAGGFSFTQNTTNLDISKFYKDTFDGFGVAFGAEHRIENYQIVAGEESSYTQYQADGSPFNGVAGTSPLNDFFGSGRPGGSQVFPGFGPKNELDRDRSSVAAYVDLDAKFSETFSTTFATRFENYSDFGSTLNFKLASIYKVSDNLRLRASFNTGFRAPSLHQLNYNSTSTIFQDGIPVEVGTFSNDSKAAKLLGIPQLKEETSNSFSAGFTTKLPDANITFTVDGYIVNIDDRVVYTGQFAPQVDGNGDPIDAANTELQGLLVQANATAASFFANAIDTQSKGIDLVITHKATFGNNMRLNTDLAATFSKTEQVGGINSSQILKNAGLEGTYFPEDSRIFLEEAVPRTKINLTNSLTAGRFNVFLRNVYFGEVSEATNTIANQQTFSSKIVTDLSLGFKATQDLTLTVGANNLLDVYPDRAIEANRSGGRFDWSRRSQQFGIGGRFLFARVSFNLK from the coding sequence ATGACACAAAAAAAACTTACCAAATTTTTAATCTTTTCTTTGTTAATGTTGCTTCCAATAAGTTTGGTTGCGCAAAATATAAAAGGAAAATTAACAGATGCTTCTGGTGAAGTATTACCTTTTATGAATGTTGTAGTTCAAGGCACTACAAATGGAACCACCACTAATGAAAATGGTGAGTTTAGTCTTACTGTAAAAGAATTACCAGTAAATTTAGTGATTTCATCAATTGGTTTTAAAACCAAAGTAGTGAATGTAAAAAACACCTCTTTTTTAAATATTATTATTGAAGAAGGAAGTGAATCTTTAGAAGAAATAATAGTTATTGGATCTAGAAATCCTAATAGAACTGCTATAGATTCTCCTGTACCTATTGATATTGTAGATATTAAAGAATTAACAGCAATGGCACCACAGGTTAATTTAAATCAGATTTTAAATTTTGTGGCGCCTTCTTTTACATCAAACACACAAACTATTTCAGATGGAACAGATCACGTAGATCCTGCTTCTTTAAGAGGTTTAGGGCCAGATCAAGTATTGGTGTTAATCAACGGAAAAAGAAGACATACTTCTTCTTTAATAAATGTAAATGGAACTTTTGGACGTGGTTCTGTAGGTACAGATTTAAATGCAATACCAGCAGCAGCTATTAAAAGAATCGAGGTTTTAAGAGATGGTGCAGCAGCACAATATGGTTCTGATGCAATTGCAGGTGTTATAAATATTGTTTTAAATGAAACTGTAAATGAATTAGCGATTGCTGTAACTACTGGAGCTCATTTTAGTAAAAATTCTAACGAACAAACTGGTGGTTCAGATGGAGAAACTACCAATATTAGTGCAAGCTATGGTTTACCTTTAGGAGACAATGGAGGTTTTATTACATTTTCTGGAGATTTTGATGTGCGTGAAGATTACAACAGAATGAAAGAATGGGAAGGTTCTATTTTTAATACTTTTAATACTATAGAACGTCTTGCAAATGCAGATGGTGCTAGTTTAAATGATTTGTTTGATGCTGACTTAACTGATGTTATAAAATATGGAAATCAAGCAGGTTTAGGAATAAATTCTAATGCCACTAAAACTGATTTAATTGGAATTAATGATGGATTAAACTCTGTTGCAGGTGTTTTAACACAACTTACTTTTAACAGTTCAGGTGATATTACAGGGGTTTCTCCTATTGACAATACTACTTCTGAGTTAGCTGCAAGAGGTTTAAACAGAACCGATTTTAATATGAGAGTTGGACAATCTAAAGTAAGAAGTGGGCGATTTTTTGCAAACTTTAAACTTCCTTTAGATGATAATGGAACAGAAATTTACTCTTTTGCAGGTGTAGGTTCTAGAGCAGGTAATTCTGCTGGTTTTTATAGATTACCAAATCAAAGTAGAACGTTTACGCCAGCTTATATTGATGGTTTTTTACCAGAAATTAATTCAACAATTTCAGATCAATCTTTAGCTGTTGGTATTAAAGGTAAAATTGGTGATTGGAATGTGGATTTTTCAAACACGTATGGGAAAAATGCGTTCGATTTTATCATTGGAAATACCTATAATGCATCTCAAGGAGTTGCATCTCCAACAACTTTTGATGCTGGTGGATTTTCATTTACACAAAACACTACTAATTTAGATATATCTAAATTTTATAAGGATACATTTGATGGTTTTGGTGTTGCTTTTGGAGCAGAACATAGAATTGAGAATTACCAAATTGTTGCTGGAGAAGAATCATCCTATACACAGTATCAAGCAGATGGAAGTCCTTTTAATGGTGTTGCAGGTACAAGTCCTTTAAATGACTTTTTTGGCAGTGGAAGACCTGGTGGTTCTCAAGTATTTCCTGGATTTGGTCCAAAAAACGAATTGGACAGAGATAGAAGTAGTGTTGCTGCATATGTAGATTTAGATGCAAAGTTTTCTGAAACATTTTCAACTACTTTTGCTACACGTTTTGAAAACTATTCAGATTTTGGTTCTACTTTAAACTTTAAATTAGCTTCAATTTATAAAGTTTCCGATAATTTAAGATTGAGAGCTTCTTTTAACACAGGTTTTAGAGCGCCATCTTTACATCAATTAAATTATAACTCAACTTCAACTATTTTTCAAGATGGTATTCCTGTAGAAGTTGGTACTTTTTCTAATGATAGTAAAGCTGCTAAATTATTAGGAATTCCTCAATTAAAAGAAGAAACTTCTAATAGTTTTAGTGCAGGTTTTACAACTAAATTACCAGATGCTAATATTACATTTACGGTAGATGGTTATATTGTAAATATTGATGATAGAGTAGTGTATACAGGTCAGTTTGCACCACAAGTAGATGGAAATGGAGATCCAATTGATGCAGCAAATACAGAATTACAAGGGTTGTTAGTACAAGCTAATGCAACAGCTGCCTCTTTCTTTGCAAATGCAATCGATACACAATCCAAAGGAATTGATTTAGTAATAACGCACAAAGCAACTTTTGGAAATAATATGAGGTTAAATACTGATTTAGCTGCTACATTTTCTAAAACAGAACAAGTAGGTGGTATAAATTCTTCTCAAATTTTGAAAAATGCAGGTTTAGAAGGAACTTATTTTCCTGAAGACAGTAGAATATTTTTAGAAGAAGCTGTACCAAGAACTAAAATAAACTTGACAAATAGTTTAACAGCGGGTCGTTTTAATGTGTTCTTAAGAAACGTCTATTTTGGTGAGGTATCAGAAGCAACGAATACCATTGCAAATCAGCAAACTTTTAGTTCTAAAATTGTTACGGATTTATCTCTTGGTTTCAAAGCTACACAAGATTTAACGTTAACTGTTGGTGCTAATAATTTATTAGATGTATATCCAGATAGAGCTATTGAAGCAAATAGAAGTGGTGGTCGTTTTGACTGGTCTAGAAGATCTCAACAATTTGGTATTGGAGGTAGATTCTTATTTGCTAGAGTAAGTTTTAATTTAAAATAA
- a CDS encoding HupE/UreJ family protein — translation MDDFILYFKMGLTHVLDFSAYDHILFLIVLAVIFTNFQWRKVIWLVTLFTLGHSITLALSAYKILEVRMDLIEFLIPLTIFITGLINIINAKKEANKTGNINLILALFFGLIHGLGFSNYFKMMIGKEEDKLFPLIEFALGIEVAQIIIVLSILIIGYLLKSFFKVQRRDWILVSSSIVIGFSTQMMLDRVFW, via the coding sequence ATGGACGATTTTATTCTATATTTTAAAATGGGGCTTACACATGTGCTCGATTTTTCTGCTTACGATCATATTTTATTTTTGATAGTTTTAGCGGTTATCTTTACTAATTTTCAATGGCGAAAAGTAATTTGGTTGGTTACCTTATTTACACTTGGCCACTCTATAACACTAGCTTTATCTGCTTACAAAATTTTGGAAGTTAGAATGGATTTAATAGAGTTTTTAATTCCTTTAACCATTTTTATAACAGGATTAATCAACATTATAAACGCAAAAAAAGAAGCCAATAAAACAGGAAATATCAACTTAATATTAGCGCTGTTTTTTGGTTTGATTCACGGTTTAGGTTTCTCTAATTATTTTAAAATGATGATTGGTAAAGAAGAAGACAAACTATTTCCTTTAATAGAATTTGCATTAGGTATTGAAGTAGCTCAAATAATAATCGTTTTAAGTATTTTAATTATTGGCTATCTTTTAAAATCTTTCTTTAAAGTACAAAGAAGAGATTGGATTTTGGTCAGCTCATCAATCGTAATCGGATTTTCTACACAAATGATGCTTGACCGCGTTTTTTGGTAA
- the panD gene encoding aspartate 1-decarboxylase: protein MLVQVVKSKIHRVKVTGADLNYIGSITIDEDLMDAAGIIEGERVQIVNNNNGNRLETYAIPGPRKSGEITLNGAASRLVAVGDVLILIVYAFMELEEAKKFKPQLVFPNEKDNTLT from the coding sequence ATGTTAGTACAAGTTGTAAAATCAAAAATCCATCGTGTAAAAGTTACAGGTGCAGATTTAAATTATATAGGAAGCATTACCATAGATGAAGATTTAATGGATGCTGCTGGTATTATTGAAGGTGAACGTGTTCAAATTGTGAACAATAATAATGGAAATCGTTTAGAAACATATGCAATTCCTGGACCTAGAAAAAGTGGAGAAATCACTTTAAATGGTGCAGCTTCTAGATTGGTTGCTGTTGGCGATGTTTTAATTTTAATTGTATATGCTTTTATGGAATTAGAAGAAGCAAAGAAATTTAAACCACAATTAGTTTTTCCAAACGAAAAAGATAACACACTTACATAA
- a CDS encoding deoxycytidylate deaminase, with protein sequence MTEKKQLKYDKAYLKMALEWGKLSHCKRKQVGALIVKDRMIISDGFNGTPTGFDNCCEDENGETKWEVLHAEANAILKVASSTQSAKNATLYITLSPCIQCSKLIHQAGIKRVVYAKNYRDSSGLDFLEKAGVELQYLPYE encoded by the coding sequence ATGACAGAAAAAAAGCAATTAAAATACGATAAAGCCTACTTAAAAATGGCTTTAGAATGGGGTAAACTATCTCATTGCAAACGCAAACAGGTAGGTGCTTTAATTGTAAAAGATAGAATGATAATTTCTGATGGTTTTAATGGCACACCAACTGGTTTCGATAATTGTTGTGAAGATGAAAATGGCGAAACAAAATGGGAAGTTTTGCATGCAGAAGCCAATGCAATTTTAAAAGTAGCTTCCTCTACACAGTCTGCAAAAAATGCGACTTTATACATCACTTTATCACCTTGTATACAATGTAGTAAACTTATTCATCAAGCAGGAATTAAGAGAGTTGTGTATGCAAAAAACTACAGAGATTCTTCAGGATTAGATTTTTTAGAAAAAGCAGGAGTTGAACTTCAATATTTGCCTTATGAATAA